The Candidatus Brocadiaceae bacterium genome includes the window GGCTTGGTATAACGGCCATTACCCTTATTTTTTGTGAGGCTTTCATGATTTTTTCGGCTGATAACTTCAATGCCTTCTTATCCTTTCTTTGCTGGAAATAAAGTCGTATTGCAAATAGTGCTACCATGAAGCAAAGAAATTATTCCATCATATCTAGTGCCTCCATCCCATAGGGCTCCAAGGTTTTCTTGTCGTGAACTAATTCTCCGGTAGGTTTGTCCTCAAAAATTTTTCTTTATTCATGAGGATACACCTATTGGTAAGCTCCCTGATCAGAAGGAGATCATGGGAGGCAGCGATAAACGCAGTGTCCAAGCCATTCAGGTAGGTAATAAATCGGCGTCGGTGCCGATGGTCCAGATCGTTTGCCGGTTTGTCAAGGATCAGGAGGTCCGGTTCCATGTCCATTAACCATAATGCAGGCCTTACCCCAAATCAATCCCCCTGTCTCGAACTAGAAGCCGAAGCCAAGGATGAACCACAACTCCTCTCTCATTACCCCCCCACCGTCAAAAACCCCTGAGATTTAATCCGTTTGTCGTTGACGAAAAGGATAAATACAAAGGGTGCAGTTGTTAGGAGACAGGGTGCAGAAATCTTGATTTATTTTCAAAAAAATAATTTCTTTTTGCTTCAGGAAGCCGCTTCTGATATCTTGAACAAAGTTCATACTATTAGGGAAATACGCATGTCACTGATGGAAATTATAAAAGAAAGGGAACAAAAGAAAGAAGTCTGGCGAAAAGGCGCCATCGCTGAGGTAAAAAGGCTTGCCAGGATGCTGAAAAAACATTTTACGTATGAATCAATGTATGTTTGCGGATCACTTCTGACAGACAGGTCTAAACAAACCTCAGACATTGATATCATCGTTAAGGGATTAAAGACAAAGGATTTTTTTAAGGAGTATGCCCTTCTTATGAAAGAGAGTGTCTATCCAATTGACATGAAACCCTTTGAATATCTTACCGGGGATTTCAGGGAGAAAGTGTTCACCGGGGGAATGAAAATTGGATAAAGATTACCTGCGAATTTTCAGGAATATTTACGGTTTTGAATTAAAAGGCGAAAGAATAAACTACCTTGCCATGAAGTTTGACAAGGTAGCGAGTAAATTCACAAAAGAGATGAAAACCTTCCTTTCATTCCTCACAAAAGAATTAAAAAAATAGCCATACACCCCAAAGGATCATTTGTGATTCGTCACTCCATTATATCACCTCACGGGGATACCCTGCCGCTTGGGTAGAGACGCTTGGGTAGAGACGCAAGATTTTGCGTCTCTACGATGGCTTATCTCGTAGTGGTGATATTTTTAACCACTCAGGTCTTCCATACTTCAGGGCGTACCTTTCCTCAAACAGTTTCGGGCCGTTTAGCTTTCTGACAGAAACCTTAGTTATTTGTGATTTGGCTTCACTTCTTCAATATGTTTACAGGATGTTAATTCGTCCGATGTATACGGACAAACAAGAACGCTGTCCTCCGGTTGAAGCCAGGAATACCCGTCGTCTTTGCACCGGTAGAGTTTTACTGCGTTGAGCTTCAGCTGGTTCGGCCACGAAATAAAAAATGGCATGAGTTCGCTTGTTATTGATGCAAAGGCTTCCCGTGCGTCTTGAATGGTCTCAGCTCTCTGAAGCTCCCTTGCACCCAGGAAAACGTGTTCCATCATATAACAGCCGTCACCCTTCCTTTCCGTCTGAATACCCTCTTGGGCGGCTTCCATGATTTTTTTGGCTGAAGCTTCAATGCCATCCGATTCTTTGCTTGCTAAAAGATGATACACCTCTTCATATGCCTTTAAGACAGATTGAAGATGAACAAATGTCGACTTCTTGATGCACACCGGTGCGTAAGTCCAGTGATCATGGCCTTCGTGGGCATATATCTTTTGGGTACAACAAAGCATGAACAGGAAAGGAAGAAAGCCTTTCATTATAGAATATATTTTTACCATTTCCTTTTCTCCTTAAAAAGAAACCGTTAGGGTTAAAATTGCCCTGTAATGCTCAAGTCCTTCCGAACCCTGTTGCTCGAATTCCCTGTTTAAATCTGTCCACACGGGAAATTTTATCAGGCCTCCGATGCTGGTGCGTTTTCCCAGTGACATCCGGAATCCCGGCGAGAGATAGAGGATGGTCCCTCCGCTATCATCCTCGGCGTTATGGTGCTCGTCTTCGTCTTTTGTTAAATGAAGTAGATTTGATTCCGCAATGATATCCAATCGCCGGAACAGTCCGCTTTGACCTTCAAATATCTCGTATCCTCCTGCAAGGTTAAAACGTATTTCATTTCCCGGTTTTCCGTCATCATGCCGTGTAAAGGTCGTAAACGAGGTATCACCCGTTACGGTAACGTGGGGAAAAAGCATCTTTGATGCGGAAAAACCGGCCATAAACGTGGGTGCGGCAAATCCGGGCTGCATCCCCATGTCAAATCTGTTTCCTTTGTTATCCTCATTCGCCATATCGCCGGTCTGTGCTGTAAAACCACCAAAGAAAGCCATTTTCAGATCGTCTGATGTGTGACGTTCCCCGATAGTGTCTTCCGGTCCATTCTGATAAAACCCACGGATACCATTTCTTTCGCCGTACTTGAACCCATATTGAACAAGAAATCCCAAATCGCCCAGTCCTTTTGATGTACCCAGGCTGTCCTGCTCCTTTATAACATAGGGTAATGTAAGATACAGTGACAGGTAATCGGTGATCCCGTACCCTACCAGTGTGTTAAAAAAGCTGAAGGTTTCTATGTTTTCAGGGTCGGCTCGTTCCTTCTGTTCAAATGACACGAATTCCAGCTTCTCATACAGCAGGAATCTCCCCTTTCCCAAGGTCATGGGAGATGCCGTTTCTACCGGGGAACCGGGTCCGAATGCCGTGGAGACACCACCGTGATGGGCATAGGCCGGCATGCTCCATTTGAAGATACTCGATAAAAACAGGATAAAAATAAAACGGTAAAATTTTTTTTGTATCATGAGTAGCTCCTTTCACGTCCTTATCAATCCTTTTACACTAAAAACACAAACCCATAACCCGAACGAGCCGGAAAAAGATAAAATCCGAAGTACGAAATTCGCGAGTCAACCCTGTCAGGGTTTAAAACCCTGACAGGGTTAATGGGGGGGACTACGTGAGATGTCTTCCCTTTGTTAAAAGGGATTTTTTGTCACATGTGGCATACGATCCTATTAAATAAAATGAAAATTCCTAAAAATCAATGAGTAATACTAATTCAATAATCGTGCTACTCTTTAGCAAAAAAATTATTCTGTCATAGGCAATGCCTCCATTCCGTAACGCTTCAGGGTAAGTTCATCATGGATTAATTTTCTGGTGGGTTTGTCCTCAACAATTTTTCCCTTGTCCATGAGGATGCAGCGTTCTGTAAGTTCTTTGATGAGGCGCAAATCGTGCGATGCGACTATGAAGGCTATTTTTAGGCCATTCAGATAGGTAATTAATCGGCGCCTGTGCCGGTGGTCAAGGTCGTTTGCCGGTTCGTCGAGGATTAACAGATCCGGTTCCATGGCCATTGCCGCTGCCAACGCCACCCTTCTTTTCTGTCCTCCGGATAAGTGAAAGGGCGGGCGGTCGCTTACCTCTGTCAGCTCGAAGTATGTCAGCCATTTTTCAACGGTATGGTGGACCTGTTCTTTTGTCCAACCCAGGTTTCGCGGGCCAAAGGCAATTTCTTCCCGTACGGAAGCACAAAAGAGCTGGTCATTGACCTGTTGAAACGTTAATGCAACGTGACGGCGCACTTCATTAATGTTTTTATGTTTCGTCAGCAGCCGCTCCAGTACGGTTATTTCTCCCGAGTACGGTTGGAGCAGGCCGTTGAGATGCCAGAAAAGGGTCGTTTTTCCGGCCCCGCTGGGACCGATTATTCCTATCTTCTCTCCTTGATGAATTGATAGGGATAGATCAGAAAGCGCCTGTACCTTATCTTGATAATAGAATATGATATTCCGTGCACGAACTACACAGGACATGGCATACTACTCCCGCCCAAACAATACAAAAAAAGATAGATAACAGGATGAGACTACCACAGGAAACCACTGAGTTTTCTTCCTTACGCAAGAGATATTCACCGCAAAAACCGCGTGACCGCATGGCACGTTCAACATTCTCTGCCTGCTCAAAACTGGACAACAGTAAACTGCCGATTGCCCCCGCAATATTTCGCATCTGTAAAGGCAGTATTCCCTTACTTGCCCCGCGGGATGTCTGAGCGGCAATCAACATCTTTGTCCTTTCCTGCAAAATAGGGAAAAAACGTGCCGTAAAGGCAATAATATCAATCAATATGGTGGGTATTCCCATCCTTTTCAAGCTTGACAGGATACCGTCGAATCCAACCCACGAGACCCAGATAACTACCCACAACCACATGGTGATCATTTTTGTTATTAACAGGGGGGCCAGATGGCGTCCTTCCTCTGTCCAGAGCAGGCTTGCTCCGGTAAGAGAAAAAAATATCCATACCTCTTTCCGGTGATATATGGTTACAAATGCGCTTTTCACGATAAACACGCCACAGAAACAGATGATCGATAAACACAGAAAAAGACAGGAAAGGTTGTAAAGCAAACCTATTCCCAGGAGGATCGATAACACGAGTGCTGTCCCTGTGCGGTTTGAAGGAGGTGATACGGTATATGCCTTCATTGTTTATCCTTATCCACTATTCAAGAATTTCAAAATCATGTTCTCTGTGCGCGGGCACAGAGCCAAACCTGTGCTGGACTTGATCCAGTAATGGCGTAAAGCAACAGCAGGGGTTTCGTTGTAGCCATTTTGTAAGAATTGCGCAGGATGCGCAACTCGTGCAGTTATTTCTTTAAAAACCTTTTTAATAAAAATGTGGTTCCCCCAATGATAAGGATACCAAAACCAAGTCGGACAATGAGCAGGTCAAAAAATACCTGAGATGTACCCTCCAGTGCTTTCCTCCAGGCAATTTGGGCGCGGTGCCCGTCAGGCGTCGTCACAACAATCAGCCTGGGGCTTCCGGTGAGATGCATCGGTAATAACCATAGTCCTTCTCCATTTGTTTTGTCCTGGAGTATTACCAGACCGTTTTCATCCACGACCGTCACTTCAGCATGAGAGACAGGGGCATTTTCTGTGTAATAAGCATGTAATTGACCGTCTTCCGCGGAGAGATACAGACTGTGGGCATCGGACCCCGCTGGAAGACAAAACAAGACAAAAAAAATAGAGAAGCAACTCATTTTCATGATGAAATCCCGATCAATTCCGGTTTTACTTTTTGCAAAAAGTGTATCAGCCAGTAACCGATAAAACCTTCTATGATTGCAACAGGAATATGGCCTAAAAAGACCAGTTTGCCAAGGGTCACAAACCCGGGATGTGTTGTGGATAATGCTGCAAAAAGTAAGGTGGCAGATATCACAATGGTTACACTCCCGACGACTGCGCCAATCCAAGGACGTTTTTTCTCCGAAGCATTCCTTATCCACCGACGTCCCATGGTCCCCATGATAGCGCCCGGCATGGCCATAATGGAAATGTTGACTCCCAGAACAACCAGTCCGCCATATCCGAAGAAAAGTGCCTGGAGGAACAACCCCACCGTTATGATCATTAATGCTCCCCAGCCGAGCAATAGCCCTGCGATGCCGGTAAGCAGGAGATGCATGCTGAATGGCCCTATGGGTATATGGATTGTGGAACCAGCAAAAAAGGCCGCAGCGATTACTCCGTATACGCCGATGGTATCCGTATGCAAACGTTTTACCGAAAACGTTACCGCAGGGAATGTAATTCCCCATCCTGCTATGAGAATGGCTGGTGAAAGAACCCCATCGCTGATATGCACTGATAATCTCCTGAAAAAAACAATATCAAATGTAACACATATTTAATAATTGTGCTACCTAAGGAATGAAAAAAATACATGTTCCTTTTTTCCCGTTTAAATAACACAGTGTTTGAGAAAACAGAAGCAGAGCGTGAATCACTTTTATAGAATTTCCTTTCCCGTGGTAGCCATTGCGATTCCACCATGTTTTACACCTTTTGCGGATTTTAACTTGCCAAACAGTGTCTCGATTTCTTTTGGTTTGCCCTGTATCACGATGATTTCCAAGCAGTTGTCCTTATCTAAATGGATGTGTTGTGTGGAAAGGATAATGTCGTGATAATCATGTTGCACGTCAATGAGAAGGTTTACCAGTTCTCTTTTGTGATGATTGTAAACAAGGGTAATTGAGCCGGTAACATCCTTTCCTTCTCGCCATTCCTCTTTTACCAACTCATTGCGAATCAGATCCCGAATGGCTTCTGAACGATTGGTATAGTTTTTCTCTTTTATACGTTGATCAAACCTCTGAAGTAATTCCTTCTCCAGAGAGACCCCGAATCTGACTAATCCCGACATCCATTTCCTCATCTTACCTTGTGCTACATTTTGCAAAATTATAGCACTAATATCGGCAAAATCAATGTTTTTCTGTAATAAACAGAAGAAGTCTGAAAGGGGATGACGAAGGTATGTGTCTGAAAAAGGCAATGAGATGGGGGGGACAACGTATTCATTGCTTGTCTACATACATAAAACGTATTCGCGTGGTTGGAAATCACAACCATCTTTCGTTATTGTATCGTGAAAGAATCTCAGAAAAGGGAAAGCGCCATCCTCTTCTTTCATAAGAGAGGATGGCGCTTGTTTTACATTCGATTTCAGGTCGCCTGAATGTTATAGCTCGCCAAAGTTTTTGAGTATGGCAAGCCCATATTTTTGGCTTTTTTCAGGGTGAAATTGTGTTGCGTAGATATTCTTATGCCATACCATTGAGGTAAAATATCCACCATATTCAGTTTCTGTTGATATAACATTTTTATCATCCGGACAGACATGATAGGAATGCACAAAATACATATATGTATCTTCAGGCACATTTTTCAGAATAGGGGTGTCTTTTTTTCGAATGCTGATCTGATTCCAACCCATGTGGGGAATTTTTAGTGTTCCGTTTTTTGTCTTTTCTGAAAATTGAAACCGAACTACCGTGCCGGGAATTACCCCCAATCCTTCATGTTCTCCATCCTCGTAACTTTTCGAGAACAACAACTGTAATCCAAGGCATATTCCAAGAAATGGCCTGCCGGATTTGATCCAATCAATTACCGGTTCAATAAGTTTTCGCTGCCGTAAGCCTGTCATGGCATCCTGGAAGGCCCCCACGCCGGGAAGTACCAGTTTATCGGTTTTCGTTAATCTGTTTGGGTCGTCAGTAACCTGAACAGCAAAGCCGAATCGTTCAAAACCCTTTTCCACGCTGCGAAGATTTCCCATTCCGTAATCTATAACTGTTATCATAACGTAAGTTTATCCGCCGCTACCTCGAGAAAGTATTACAAATTCCACGCGTCTGTTTTTTGCCTTGCCTGCTGTTGTATTATTGTCTGCTATAGGCTGGTGTTGTCCGAATCCCGCAACATAAATCCTTGTAGGAGAGAGTCCGCATTCTTCTATCATGAAATGGAGTACCGTGGTAGCCCTTGCTGTGGATAATTCCCAATTGGATTTATACATATCCTTGTGCTTTTTTATCGGATCACTATCGGTATGACCTTCAATTCGCACCGTCTCGTTTGGGACATCGCTTTTCAAAATGTCAGCAATCGTTTTCAGTGTTGTTTTTGATTGAGGGCGTAACTGTGTCTTGCCAGGATCAAACAGTATAGAGCCCGGAAGCAACACGGAAAGAGCTCCGTCTTTTACTCTTGCGGTTGCTCCTGTGCCGCTTAGTTTTGCTTCAAGCTCCTTTCTTGAATTCTCCAGTCGGTTTAATTCACTCTCATATTGACTTGTCATCGATGCCAATTCGGCATTTTCCCGCTGAAGTCGGGATATGTTATCAAGTAACTGTTGGTTTTCCAGCTGAAGTCTTTTTGCCGTTCCACTGCAACCTGCTCCGGCCAGCAACATACCCACTACTCCAAACAGAGAAACGCCTTGCATTACACCAAATCTTTTACCCATATGTTCCTTTCTCCTTTCATGGTGATATAAAGTAAAGTAAAACACACTACGATTTTTTTCTTCCGGTACGATTATATGGGGAAACCTTTGAACAACACAGCAAAGAGCTGAAGGTATACGTTAGCAATTTCAATAAAACGATCCTGCAGAA containing:
- a CDS encoding OmpA family protein, translating into MGKRFGVMQGVSLFGVVGMLLAGAGCSGTAKRLQLENQQLLDNISRLQRENAELASMTSQYESELNRLENSRKELEAKLSGTGATARVKDGALSVLLPGSILFDPGKTQLRPQSKTTLKTIADILKSDVPNETVRIEGHTDSDPIKKHKDMYKSNWELSTARATTVLHFMIEECGLSPTRIYVAGFGQHQPIADNNTTAGKAKNRRVEFVILSRGSGG
- the cbiM gene encoding cobalt transporter CbiM, which encodes MHISDGVLSPAILIAGWGITFPAVTFSVKRLHTDTIGVYGVIAAAFFAGSTIHIPIGPFSMHLLLTGIAGLLLGWGALMIITVGLFLQALFFGYGGLVVLGVNISIMAMPGAIMGTMGRRWIRNASEKKRPWIGAVVGSVTIVISATLLFAALSTTHPGFVTLGKLVFLGHIPVAIIEGFIGYWLIHFLQKVKPELIGISS
- the hisH gene encoding imidazole glycerol phosphate synthase subunit HisH, producing MITVIDYGMGNLRSVEKGFERFGFAVQVTDDPNRLTKTDKLVLPGVGAFQDAMTGLRQRKLIEPVIDWIKSGRPFLGICLGLQLLFSKSYEDGEHEGLGVIPGTVVRFQFSEKTKNGTLKIPHMGWNQISIRKKDTPILKNVPEDTYMYFVHSYHVCPDDKNVISTETEYGGYFTSMVWHKNIYATQFHPEKSQKYGLAILKNFGEL
- a CDS encoding energy-coupling factor ABC transporter ATP-binding protein; the encoded protein is MSCVVRARNIIFYYQDKVQALSDLSLSIHQGEKIGIIGPSGAGKTTLFWHLNGLLQPYSGEITVLERLLTKHKNINEVRRHVALTFQQVNDQLFCASVREEIAFGPRNLGWTKEQVHHTVEKWLTYFELTEVSDRPPFHLSGGQKRRVALAAAMAMEPDLLILDEPANDLDHRHRRRLITYLNGLKIAFIVASHDLRLIKELTERCILMDKGKIVEDKPTRKLIHDELTLKRYGMEALPMTE
- a CDS encoding energy-coupling factor transporter transmembrane protein EcfT; the protein is MKAYTVSPPSNRTGTALVLSILLGIGLLYNLSCLFLCLSIICFCGVFIVKSAFVTIYHRKEVWIFFSLTGASLLWTEEGRHLAPLLITKMITMWLWVVIWVSWVGFDGILSSLKRMGIPTILIDIIAFTARFFPILQERTKMLIAAQTSRGASKGILPLQMRNIAGAIGSLLLSSFEQAENVERAMRSRGFCGEYLLRKEENSVVSCGSLILLSIFFCIVWAGVVCHVLCSSCTEYHILLSR
- the nikR gene encoding nickel-responsive transcriptional regulator NikR, which gives rise to MSGLVRFGVSLEKELLQRFDQRIKEKNYTNRSEAIRDLIRNELVKEEWREGKDVTGSITLVYNHHKRELVNLLIDVQHDYHDIILSTQHIHLDKDNCLEIIVIQGKPKEIETLFGKLKSAKGVKHGGIAMATTGKEIL
- a CDS encoding transporter — its product is MIQKKFYRFIFILFLSSIFKWSMPAYAHHGGVSTAFGPGSPVETASPMTLGKGRFLLYEKLEFVSFEQKERADPENIETFSFFNTLVGYGITDYLSLYLTLPYVIKEQDSLGTSKGLGDLGFLVQYGFKYGERNGIRGFYQNGPEDTIGERHTSDDLKMAFFGGFTAQTGDMANEDNKGNRFDMGMQPGFAAPTFMAGFSASKMLFPHVTVTGDTSFTTFTRHDDGKPGNEIRFNLAGGYEIFEGQSGLFRRLDIIAESNLLHLTKDEDEHHNAEDDSGGTILYLSPGFRMSLGKRTSIGGLIKFPVWTDLNREFEQQGSEGLEHYRAILTLTVSF